The nucleotide sequence CCGGGGTCACCTGCGGCGAGCAGCGCACGTCGTCCGGCCGCGCCCCGTTCGCCGGCAGGAACTGCGGCACGTCGGACTTCTTCGGCGTCAACATCGACACGCGGTTCCTCAACGGCGCGCAGCTCGGCGGGGGCTTCGACACCGGTCGGACGGTCATCAACACCTGCTTCACGATCGATTCGCCGCAGGCCCTGCTGAACTGCGACACCCGGATCCCGTTCAGCGCGCACCACAACTTCAAGATGTTCGGCAGCTACCCCCTGCCCTACGACATCTCGTTCAGCGGCTCGTTCCGGACCGTGGCCGGGAGACCGATCGACGCGGACTGGCGCGTGCCCAACGACCTGATCGCGCCGTCGCTCGGGCGGAACCTGGCGGCGTGCGGCACGCGGACGGAGTGCACCTCGACGGCGGCCGTGCCGCTGATCGCGCCGTATACGCAGTTCCTGGACCGGCGCAACGTGCTCGACCTGCGGTTCTCGAAGGCCGTGGACGCCGGCGGGGCCCGGGTGACGTTCAATCTCGACATCTACAACATGTTCAACGGCAACCAGGTACTGGGGGTCAACGAGCGGTTCGGTTCCCGCTGGCTCGTGCCGGCGTCGCTGCAGAACAACGAGGTGGATTCGATCCTTGCGGGCCGGTTGATTCACGTCGGCGGCTCGCTGGAATTCTAGGGAGAGAGTACGCCACCATCGTCCGCATGCGCATCAGGCTTCCGGGGGCTCGTGGCGACACCCGCGCAGGGTCTCACCACGGGCTCCTTCTTCTCCGGCGCCTGATAGCCTCCGCGGCCCGCGATGGCAAGACTCACGCTGAGTTTCGCCACCGGCTCCTGGCCGCGTTCGTGGCGGTGGCGCTGCTTCCGGGCTGCGGTGCCGAGACGCCGGACGCGGGTGCGTCCGGCGCGTCCGAGGGAAGCGAGCTTCGCACGATCGCGGGCGATGCCGGGCGTCCCCGGCCGGAGAACGGGTCCGATTGGTTCACGGACCGCGCCGAAGAGACCGGCCTCGACTTCGTGCACTTCAACGGCATGTCGGGGGAGTTCTACTTTCCCGAGATCATGCCGCCCGGCGTCGGGGTGCTGGACATCGACAACGACGGCGACCTCGACGTCTACCTCGTGCAAGGACAGTTGCTCGGCACGGGAACGGTCGACGAGGCCCTGTTCCCGCCGCCGGGATCGCTCCCGCTCACCGGCCGCCTGTACCGCAACGATCTGACGGTGCAGCCGGACGGGACCCGCACGCTGCGGTTCACCGACATTACGGAAGCAAGCGGGATAGATGCGCGCGGGTACGGGATGGGGCTGGCCACCGGCGATGTCGACAACGACGGCCGGGTCGACCTCTACCTCACGAATCTCGGCCCGAACCAGCTCTTTCGCAACAATGGCGACGGAACGTTCAGCGACGTGTCACGACAGAGTGGCCTCGACGACCCGGGATGGGGCATCTCGGCGTCGTTCGTGGACTACGACCGCGACGGATGGCTGGATCTCTACGTGGGCAACTACGTGGACTACAGCACCGAAACGGAAAGGGAATGCCCCAGCGAAACGGGCCGGCTCGGCTATTGTGTGCCACAGGTGTACCGAGCGCAGCCCGACAGGCTCTATCGGAACCGGGGCGACGGCAGCTTCGTCGACGTCACGGCCACCGCCCTGGCGACGAGCACATTCGGGCCCGCCCTCGGCGTGTCGACCGCCGACTTCAACGGCGACGCGTGGCTGGACATCTACGTCGCCAACGACGGCGAGGCGAACCAGTTGTGGATGAACCGGCGGGACGGAACGCTCGTCGACACGGGACCGCTGTCGGGCACGGCCCTGAACGGCAACGGCAACGCCGAGGGAAGCATGGGCGTGG is from Acidobacteriota bacterium and encodes:
- a CDS encoding CRTAC1 family protein, producing the protein MRIRLPGARGDTRAGSHHGLLLLRRLIASAARDGKTHAEFRHRLLAAFVAVALLPGCGAETPDAGASGASEGSELRTIAGDAGRPRPENGSDWFTDRAEETGLDFVHFNGMSGEFYFPEIMPPGVGVLDIDNDGDLDVYLVQGQLLGTGTVDEALFPPPGSLPLTGRLYRNDLTVQPDGTRTLRFTDITEASGIDARGYGMGLATGDVDNDGRVDLYLTNLGPNQLFRNNGDGTFSDVSRQSGLDDPGWGISASFVDYDRDGWLDLYVGNYVDYSTETERECPSETGRLGYCVPQVYRAQPDRLYRNRGDGSFVDVTATALATSTFGPALGVSTADFNGDAWLDIYVANDGEANQLWMNRRDGTLVDTGPLSGTALNGNGNAEGSMGVDAGDFDNDGDEDLFMTHLTTETNTLYVNDGTGLFEDRSALSGLGPPSLRLTGFGTAWLDFDNDGWLDVLTVNGRVSRTEERANEPFPYDQPKQLFRNLGDGRFEEVTGRAGATFATSEVGRGAAFGDVDNDGDMDVLVGNDSGRVRLLVNQVERAHHWLGLRLVGGAEAPRDMLGAGVEVATSDGRTLWRRARADGSYGSANDPRVHVGLGDATAVSRIRVHWPGGRVEVWTDVPLDRWTTLTEGTGR